From Mugil cephalus isolate CIBA_MC_2020 chromosome 4, CIBA_Mcephalus_1.1, whole genome shotgun sequence:
ACAACCCTCTCCCAACCTGTAGGGATTGATGCGTGGCCTCAGAATTTGATGTGTTGACCCCCTGTCACTTTCACgcagttgcaaaaaaaaaaaaaagtgccgcAGCACGCACTGAATAATCAAGCGGGTGGAGTTTGATCTCAGGGTCATCAAAACACCCAAAATGTTATAGTTAAAATGAAAGACATTAAATTTTCAGTGCTTTCGAACATATTTCATAATGCAGGCGGAGGTTTTTGCAAATTTCATCTCTGAAGATTTTGAGCCACAATAAGAGAGCACTTTAAGGTGCTCGGCTCTCTGCCACATTTGAAGAATTGTGATACTCGCCTCTTTCTATAATAGCGGAGGAGCGCTTAAAGAGAGCAGGAACTTCAAAGTAAAACTGATAGTCAGCTTCACAACATCTAGTCCTCAGCTTGCTTACAGATGTTCTGCAGCTTCTCTTTGCCTTCTAGGGGGAAATATGAGGAAAACCTCCCTCTAATCACAACAAGCAGtaaaaccagaaacagaaagttttaaataaaggaACAAGGAGCCATCAGAGCCTGTGGTTTTTAGTGCGGTGGGAGTGGAACTGTACATTTGACTCTTGTGTGTGACAGCAGATCAATGCAGCCTGGAGCTCAGATAGAAATGGATTGATTGTCACCAATAAAACTCCAATTAAATAAAGGAACAAGCCCGGGAGAAAGAGCTCAGAGACAAGCAGCTCTCATCTTCACATCAGTCCTTCGGTGGGGGGGTAGAAGGGGTGGAGAAcgggaggcggggggggggggggggggcgaggaATCGGCTGGTTGAGCTGGTGATCGTGGTTCATTTCCTCTGAATGCCCCGGCTATCAAGGAGGTGTGGAAGTTATGGATGAATGTGAGAGTGAGTGAGCGGCGGGTGGAGGATCACATAGCCGATAGACGGAGAAAGtgtgagagaaggagggagtgCAGACAGAGGTGGTGCCATTGATCCAGCGCTTCCTAAATGATAAAAAGAGATCTTAATTGTGGCGACATGTGATGTGATCGGGTTTCGGCAGTCAATTGTAGAGCTCATCTGACCTTATTTAATAAGTTAGTGCAAAGCCCCTCATTGCGCCGCCTCCCTTCCCCTCGCTAAACCCTTCCCTGCCTGTAGGTGAGTCATTTTCGCTGTCACTTTTGTCTGTCTTAGCTGCACCCATAATTTCCTCATCCAACAATCCCGACATTTCATTCTAACATGTACTTCCAGGTGGATGATAGGCCTCCCGCCTGAGCAGCAACTAGGAATGCTTTTTGCTCATATGAACCTCCAAATGAAGTTAAAGATGATTAATGTTTTCCATTCCTAGAAAATGTACAAGATCGCCTTCCCCCCTCGTCTCCTCACCTCACTTCTCCACTAATAACATTTTCTTCACTATCTCCCTCTATCTCCCAAGCCCTGTAATCTGATTGTTCTTTCTATGATTGTGCTGTTATTGAGTTGCCTGGATCATACATATGTATAAGTCCACCACAATACTTATTCCACCTTCTGCTGCAATTTCCTCCAGCATCCAACCAAATAGGGATCCCAGCCTTAAATGGAGGAAACACTAATGCCACGTTGAGACGCGTACAGCTTCACTCTGTGGGGAACTTTGCAGAAACTCAAGTCAGTCAGAGTTGACTCCCCAAGTCAATGATCCTATAATGTTGGACTTAATGTGATAGGGGACAGTAAAGGCACTGACATCAAACAACTACCAGCAACAAGGCAGCAAACGCCGTCTGTGATAAGGCCTCTTGAGACAACAACCAGTGGCTAGCTAGCACGTATGTTCTGTTTTCATGTGAGAGGAGGAAGCCCTCcatgccagcaggtggcagtattcTGTATTTCTCTTTCAAATGCGGACAATGGAAGAGCTAGGACTAGCTGGAAACTGTAAATTATCAGCCTCCCTCTCCCGACTCTGGGCAACATCTTCACAACACGCTGTCTGTGAAAGGCCAGCGCCATCCTCAAAGATGACATTCAGCCCTCCATACACCTCTTCACCCTGTTGCCATTTGGGAGGCGCTATAGAGCCATTAAAGCCCACATAACCAATATCcagttttcttatttatatttttatatggaTATTTTTGTTGTGGACACTTTGTGCAGTGTGGGCACTCTACAGACTGCTTTGGTTTGATGCCTGTCTACACACTCATTTAACTTATTAACTGAACTGAGTGTGATTGCAGATGGggattcagtgtgtgtgtatgtgggcaTCGGCGTGGCCGTGTTGCACATCATTTggcacaatgacaataaagctttCTGATTTGCGTAGACCAGGCTTATCATGAAACATGCAGACCAGTTGCTTTACTGAGTATTTATTGTAGATGACCATCCATGATCATGTCCTGACAATATTAGCTTCTTTAAATGATTGGATAAGAAAATGTAACCCGAGACGAGCCTTCATTTTCTCACAAATGCTCTCCGCTTGTGATTTAACATGCACAGAAAAGCCTTCATCAGAAGTCTGGCTGTTGGAAACGGTGCAGGACACACCGCTCTAGTGTCACAGACATTGTGTCTCAGCCCTAAGACATTGGAGGAGTATTGTGTCTCCTTTGTTGGAGAATGACAAATAACTCCCATGTACTTCAAAAGTTGTTCACTGTGGATTTTGTGGCCTGATTTCCATCATTATCTTGTTGTaggttatattgctgatattgAGTGGATGCATTAGAAATACTACTTAGTCAATGAATGGCTGACATGTTTTTTatattcatgaaataaaatattacaaggTTTTTTAATGCCTGTTCGCTGAAACAGTTCTAATTACTTCTTTACACTTACAACCATAAACCACTTAGAACCATAAATTGTTTTCAGATAAAGTCAGCTATATATGACTCATTGTAATTAATATTAAGTCTAGAGTCTGAATGCGTTTGCGTGTGTAAAGCTTTGTGCTTCATCACCGCCTCCTCACCTGAACAGTACCCCTCTGGCTATTTTACTCGACGACTTGCTTCTCGCTCGTTGCAATGTAACCGAGTGGAGTTCGAGGGTGAAGAAAAGCAGGATGCTTTATTTTTCAAGCCGTCCATCCGTTCCAAGCCTTTTATGACCTTATAGGAAACATCCGCTGTTTCAAAAAGTCCATAGCTTATGGATTTCATGTCAAGAGATATATATCTGATATTTCTTCTAACAAATCCTCACCCTTTAAATGGATTTACTGTCAAGCACAAAAAATTTCATATTTATGCTAATAGAAAGTCCATCTATTTATTGGTTTCTGTTGGCATTTTATTACTTTCGTGCCACTGAAGAAGAAGCCCTTTCTCCGCACTCATCTTTTTCCACTCAATCGATGTTTGTTAAAGTTGCTGACTGTGTACGGTTGCTCTTGCCCCCTCCAGAAAGACTCATGTCGACCTCAGACCCCAAcataaaatcactttttttttcttagctcCACACAGTTGACCCTGAAGGTTAGGATGAGGTTCATGGTGTGATGTTGCTGCTGGAGATGGTTAAGGATTATGATGATCGGGCTACTTCGAGCTCCGTGCCATAAGCTAGAGAAATGATTAGGCCTGCACCAGCAGAGCGTTAGCCCTGACAGATGGCAACACATGGAGCTAGCTGACAGGACTGCTGACAGCGCATTCACAGGAAGTCCCCACATCGCAATCGCTGTACACACTGTTTGTTGCTGTACATATTTCTGATGTTTTCCTGCCATTGACTGCTCCCCAACAAGCTTGTTCCTGCCTGTCAGTGTCAAAGTCAGCTCACATCACCTATGCATCAGCTTAAAATCGCAGAACCTCTCCACGGGCCTTCGGTAATGGCACCAAAGGGAGTTGAGGTCTGTTAAAAATCTGCAGTGAGACATTATCCCGGTCACTGGCCATTCATcaacatctttcttttttggtaATTAATTCCTCCAGCGGTCAATAAACCTTCAGTTATTTTCTCCTCAATCAATCTACTTAGAAATCAGCTCCGCAGGCGTGTTAATGAATGGCCAACAGAAATAGATACATTAATTGAATGGCTGAATACATTAGAAGCTGTATTGaatgctgcacttttttttttgcggcgaTATGGAGTTGTTATTAGGTGCAGTGATGGGTGAAAAATGAAGATAGCTTTGGCACAAATCTGTCGGTTCCACTGCTCTGGATAGGAATGAAGGAAGACAGAAACTGTCCTTGCATGAGTAGACgcaaagatatttatttttttttattttttggggtgGGGTTGTTTATCCACGAGGAGAATAGTTTTCATATCCATCCAAATGCATCCTCAGGGGAAGCACTCGCAACCCCTGTGAGTAGTTGTAATACTCCTCACTGTCACATCATGACAGCTTCATGCTTGGAGTCTGCAAATGTGTCTGCGCGCTCAAGTGTGTGCGCTTGGAAGTGCGCGTACATATATGCATATGGATAGCAGTGTGGCAGTGATGTGATTGATGAGACATGAAAGAGAGCAGAGCAAGATTTCCAGTCAATCAGCCCCGCGAATAACCACCTAGGCTGTGGATTAAAGGCAGAGAGCTGTCTGAACAAACAAAGGCTCACATCCGTTACCTTACATGCAGACTTGTTTTGCTCTCTTGTGCGACACTGACAACAAAATTAAAGTGTGTTAACAAAAATAgatggttttgttttcttgaactCTGGAGATGAAACACAGCGAAATTTAACAGCTAGTATTttcatggaaataaaacacGTGTGAGGCTAAAAGATTTCTGCAGAGGAGTGACCTGAACGGCCCTTAAAGATTCGAAtaatgtgtgtaaaataaaatggagtgTAATGGAATTATTTTGCATTAGGTATATCTTGATTTGTGCAGGGAGCACCGAGATTGAGCGAGTGCATAATTTAGTGTAGCTTCTCTGATCTCCTCAGCACACCTATACTTTGAAAGCGATAAAATCAAAGACTTCTTAAAGTTTGCTTCTTCAATCCCAGCTCTGAGAGTTGTGTATTCCACGTTTTAGGCAGTGAGTCCTAATATTAAATGCCTTTGAACTGCACCAGTACTGTAGCAACTTTGTGTGACTTGGCTGAACTCCTGTCAGATCAATTGTTATTTGACATTCAGTTTAGTGGGGTCCTGACACATGATCAATTTCCCAATCGATCGTCAATGCGGGACTTGGTTGCATGCAATGGTTATACTCTACAACGGGCGTCGTGACAAAGCATCACAGTCAAagattttcttttgcaaaatgGACATTGCAAGTTAACATAACATGGACACATGTCATGTCCAATGCTGACAAATTGAATATCATTTGGAACATCATCAATAAAGTGTTCCTCTGCTTctactttctgtctcttctccagGTCCAAGGGTTGGAAAAGCAAGTGGACTTCTCAGATCTGGGTCCAGTGGGCTCGGTGATGAAGACTCTTCCATATGGCGTGGGTGGAGGCACAGTCGGAGGAGTGGTTAAACCTCCATATCACACCCGCACTTTCTCCACATCCATCGACCAGACACCCATGAAATCCAAGCCTCCCACCTCGAGTTTCTTCAACCCGTACGACACGGCCCGGAACCAGTCCCTTCTACTGGACCAGACAGGCTACCGCTCCAAGCGCAAGCCCACGCTAAAGACAGCCATGAAGACCAAGAAGATATTCGGCTGGGGTGACTTCTACTTCAACGTCAAGACTATGAAGTTCAGCCTGCTGGTGACAGGGAAGATCGTGGACCACATCAATGGCACCTTCACTGTTTTCTTCCGCCACAACTCGTCCAGCCTGGGGAATGTGACGGTTAGTATCGTGCCGCCGACCAAAGTGGTGGAGTTTGAGGTCCTTCAGCAGCAGCCGCTGCACCCCCACACCCAGCATGACGTCCAGATCCACGAGACGCAGCAGTCCACCTTCGACcccaaagagacaaagaccttTAACTGTCGGGTCGAGTATGAGAAAACCAACAGATCCAAGAAGTCCAAACCCTGCCTGTACGATCCGTCTCAGACCTGCTTCACAGAGCACACCCAGTCCCAAGCTGCCTGGCTCTGTGCCAAACCCTTCAAGGTGATCTGCATCTTCATCTCTTTCTTTAGCATCGATTACAAGCTCGTTCAGAAAGTGTGTCCGGACTACAACTTCCAAAGTGAGCACCCTTACTTTGGCTAAATACGTTAGACTGAACTGAACCGATGGGAAAAGAGACAATGTCAAAGACAACAATGATGAGTATAATGATAACGATGGAACTCATAGTCATATTGATTGCGACGAAGAAGCAGGGGACAGTTTTCTTTGCCTCTAAACTGCTGTGAATTGTggattttaaataatgtataatCAGATTTATGGATGGTTAAGATACGACTGATTTCTCTGACTTATTTTCCAACTTTGTATTTGTTCACTTccgtttttatgtatttatttgttcctgTAAATAATGTACTCATCCTCAGCAGACCTATTGTTTTTAGATTATTGTTTCCCTGTGTTATTACTTTTTTCTGTTGGAGAATTTGGTTAAAAGCAGCTGGAATCGGTATTATGCCCTTCAAGAACAACGTGAGCCTCTGAGGCAGCTGTGCTGTGCCATGCTTGTATGGCATAATGTTATGGTAGACTGACTGTTAATCATACTCTCAGCTCTACACGTCAAACCCTGGATATTAAGAGAGTTATATGTATGAGAAATGCTATGCTGGATATGCatacaatatactgtatgaaaaAGCACATTAAAATCCCTTAAACTGTTCGTCTTTTACTGggtgaatgttttcatttcagagctgtAAGTATACTTTCAGGGCACGAGCTGTACAGCGTATTCATGTTATCCAACTGTGCAAGGACACTGTAATGAATTAAGCCGCATTTTGCTCTGATTAGGAAGTCTAGCTTTCGGTGAAGatatgtaattttaattttcattcaaCATTGAATTTCAACATACAAATCAGCTGTGAAACATTCTTGAGATGATAAAGTTTGACTTCATTTGAGGAATTGATATGTACTGTAATTGAATCCGGCAGAAGTATCTGATATGACTTTTAATTACGTATACcctgaaactggaaaaaaaaaaaaaaaaaaaatactattgtAGCTGAAGTAAAATGACTGACAGATTTCTGTTTGTATGCTCGTGGAAGCAAAGAAAGTATTGCGCACCTGAGTAAACATTTTTCAGTTGCGCTCCAGGTGGCTTCTTCCCATTTAATTAAGTGCTGTATtactgctgctggtggtgttgtCTTAGATACTTAATAAAATTCACTTTCTTTATGCTCGGAATATAAGAAatcaagcaggaaaaaaaatatatatatatattcaagcatcaatataaagggttaaaactgAAAGCAAGAATAAACTCAACCGCCTCTTCCttaattaaatttaacagaCACTCATCAGACACCAGCTGCCCTTCACACTATTTAAGACGATCTCTTCCTTGTTCACAGACGTTGTGTGaactttgtgtttctctctcccaGCCTAGAGTCATTAGGTCTTTCCTCTCCACACCTTTGATCTGATGATACTGATGCTCAGAATTTCGCTCGATGCTTATTGAATGTTCATCGTACTTTGGCTCAATACCCCATTATGGCCTTTGATCAATGGTCTATGCATCTTACACAAGCTGCCACAGACACGGgacacagagagatggaggttCCCTCTTTGTTACGTAGAATCTCTGTGGCGGTTTAGTGAAGGATCCCCAGACAAGTTGCTGTGGATAGatcctctttgtgtgtcttgatttgtgtgtgagtggagaTGGTTGTGAGTGACTTCTTCTGTGTCTCCTGGTATGTGTCTTGTATTTCagtgaaatggaaaatgaaatataaaacatatttactaATCCCAAATTAGAGTTTGTGGACTACAATGTTATAGACTTGTGGAAAAACTGGACCttgttagtaaaaaaaaaaaaaaaaaatagatattaGATAAGATCAAAAACAGCACTGCTGATGCTGTCTACTGTCAACCCATCCAGATCCTCCTACTGCATGTCTTGACACTTTTGTACTCTGACATTTGAATAAACACGTATTGATTCGGCATCTCTCTGAGGGACAGCGACAGCACGCCATAGCTGACACATCAGTTGATACATAAGCTGATAAAACCTAGAGTCACTTGATTGTAACCACTCGGCAGCATCAcctagaaataaaatattaatctcTAAAGTTAATTCTGATACAGAGATCAGTATTCTCACAAAACGATCTGAGCTCAAGCTCAAAAGATGCGCTAAAGGATGAGCTAAAAGATGCCTCACATCGTGTGCTTGGTTTGGttggtttcattcatttgttagtttttaaccaaaacaagttatttttatttacaaagagCAACCTGGTGAGTTGTGCACCACACAAAGGCCAAAGCATATTCAAACTATCAAATTATAGACACCATTAGAGAGCCAGCATTGTGtcattataaaaaacaaaaataagctgcaaaaataaatgactcagaACGGAAATTTTAAAAGACAATTTTTAACATAATATAAATGGATTAGCCTAAATGTCAAGGTAGCCATTATTGTTGGGTTTGATATCAATCTGTCTAGGCAAATAGTTGACTATATCTGCATAACAGGTctgaaactgtaacaaaagacaaatgtgaataaaatcatagatagatagatagatagatagatagatagatagatagatagatagatagatagatagatagatagatagatagatagatagatagatagatagatagatagaaaaatGAGAGGCAACATTAACATTTAGATAGAATActttataaatgtaaatgtgatttatgtttttttaatta
This genomic window contains:
- the LOC125006842 gene encoding neurexophilin-4: MQVLGWTIVLLCQWILQKVQGLEKQVDFSDLGPVGSVMKTLPYGVGGGTVGGVVKPPYHTRTFSTSIDQTPMKSKPPTSSFFNPYDTARNQSLLLDQTGYRSKRKPTLKTAMKTKKIFGWGDFYFNVKTMKFSLLVTGKIVDHINGTFTVFFRHNSSSLGNVTVSIVPPTKVVEFEVLQQQPLHPHTQHDVQIHETQQSTFDPKETKTFNCRVEYEKTNRSKKSKPCLYDPSQTCFTEHTQSQAAWLCAKPFKVICIFISFFSIDYKLVQKVCPDYNFQSEHPYFG